A DNA window from bacterium contains the following coding sequences:
- a CDS encoding BON domain-containing protein → MRSDSQVKQDVEEELKWEPVLHPEAIRVAVKDGKVTLTGYVDSYAERLSAEDAARKLWDVKGVVDEIEVRLHPSYERADAEIVRAVENALAWNIRVPTDRIKVTAEHGWVTLKGQVDWHFQRLAAWETVRHMSGVRGVSNEITIRPSVTPAEVKAKIEAAHQRNAILDAKRIKVTTSGGKVTLTGTVRSWRELQEAEDGAWAAPGVTEVQNLLVVTGF, encoded by the coding sequence ATGAGGAGTGACTCGCAGGTCAAACAGGATGTGGAAGAGGAACTCAAGTGGGAGCCGGTTCTGCATCCGGAGGCTATCAGAGTCGCGGTCAAGGACGGTAAAGTCACCCTCACCGGCTATGTGGATAGTTACGCGGAGAGGCTGTCCGCGGAGGACGCCGCAAGGAAGCTCTGGGACGTCAAAGGTGTGGTTGATGAGATCGAGGTCCGGCTGCATCCCTCCTACGAGCGGGCGGATGCTGAGATCGTGCGAGCAGTGGAAAATGCGCTGGCTTGGAACATCCGGGTGCCGACAGATCGTATCAAGGTGACTGCGGAGCATGGATGGGTGACCCTGAAAGGCCAAGTGGACTGGCACTTCCAGAGGCTAGCAGCTTGGGAAACCGTACGACATATGTCGGGAGTTCGGGGAGTCAGCAATGAAATCACCATCCGGCCATCGGTAACCCCAGCTGAGGTGAAGGCGAAGATCGAAGCGGCCCACCAGCGCAATGCGATTCTTGACGCAAAGCGGATCAAGGTCACCACCTCTGGGGGCAAGGTCACGCTGACCGGCACTGTCCGCTCCTGGAGGGAATTGCAAGAGGCCGAGGACGGTGCGTGGGCTGCGCCTGGAGTCACAGAAGTCCAGAATCTGCTTGTGGTGACCGGTTTCTAA